In one Culex quinquefasciatus strain JHB chromosome 2, VPISU_Cqui_1.0_pri_paternal, whole genome shotgun sequence genomic region, the following are encoded:
- the LOC6036485 gene encoding DENN domain-containing protein 1A isoform X2: MNSRIKEDVSRLFEYWCEIAPGSAASSPAGTPEDKAAAARGIGGGHIVQSFPESFKDAKVIADIPSFAYPCSFERRTIQVHSFVLTNIDSKWRFGFCRHDPKSPTAMVIVTYLPWHDTFIRFLNVLADVRKNSQQEFESFLAEAYNRGVPEPGGCLKLQYDRPVQTFSFQRPQQFLLPSIPENHNLNLYYNFVEPKAMIGVFAAMLAERRIIFVSRRLDILSSCIQAANAFLYPMVWQHIFIPVLPMKMRDILGAPMPFLIGVPEAVYESLRREEIGDVVILNCDKRTLDTPFDDVKNMPPELVASLKKHLANSAEHRGDRVSKIFLGILVQLIGGYRDAVKFNDKITFDPETFIDTRPSHLRPFLANMLQLQIFQQFIEERLDMLNTGQGFSDEFEVECFRYAEKSGRKVKQYKDLLKNFKDKTNPAVRSAVKSVKEGGKGVKTAYKGLRSKFRETTPPKSKLEGSGVGMHSHVSQYDMGHHQSAPNSPVFNKRPQTIALPDDASYPGQHNHHLHNHHAAMLTPSSTSLYNSPHYLVSNNGASHNNYNTITAGCAPSATALKNQTNNNSLQNHFNNATTTTTTPATSSTSDVRSPSLSLSPTSSNSSSEMNLLQELQHLALFKSPAVNRNLKPTFSLDSSTTTMNRPSSRTGAPLSPPGGNQTLPRIQELVPSSSQPQQQPLLLQLDLNGSSPRRNHSRNHRINNNDGDDDGDEDRNFDLSPDMPCPPVPPRRFQTAAEALAAIQISPPPMSPPSSSSSTSASPYRNYTHFLQQAAAAAMQQSKATTPPAPPPLKASRNATAAALLLDGGDDDHLMITLTPNNSSSNTAISNTNHASSQIVLETTSGSSGIVSATLPRPTSNSHHQHHKPPAPQPPQRPPLAPKPTTLLRKESRFRVERKLSMQPVVNHDV, encoded by the exons GCGAACCATTCAGGTGCACTCGTTCGTGCTGACAAACATCGACTCCAAGTGGCGGTTCGGGTTCTGCCGGCACGACCCCAAATCCCCCACGGCCATGGTCATCGTGACGTACCTGCCCTGGCACGACACCTTCATCCGGTTTCTGAACGTGCTGGCGGACGTGCGGAAAAACTCCCAGCAGGAGTTTGAGTCCTTCCTGGCGGAGGCGTACAACCGGGGCGTGCCCGAGCCCGGGGGTTGCCTGAAGCTGCAGTACGACCGGCCGGTGCAGACGTTTAGCTTTCAGCGGCCGCAGCAGTTTCTGCTGCCGAGCATACCGGAGAAT CACAACCTCAACCTGTACTACAACTTTGTGGAGCCCAAGGCCATGATCGGGGTGTTTGCGGCGATGCTGGCCGAGCGGCGGATCATCTTCGTGTCGCGGCGGTTGGACATTCTGTCGTCCTGCATCCAGGCGGCGAACGCCTTCCTCTACCCGATGGTGTGGCAGCACATCTTCATTCCGGTGCTCCCGATGAAGATGCGGGACATCCTGGGCGCACCGATGCCATTCCTGATCGGCGTGCCGGAAGCCGTGTACGAGTCGCTCCGGCGGGAGGAGATCGGCGACGTCGTCATCCTAAACTGTGATAAGCGCACGCTGGACACGCCGTTCGACGACGTGAAGAACATGCCACCGGAGCTGGTCGCCTCGCTCAAGAAGCACCTGGCCAACTCGGCCGAGCACCGGGGCGACCGGGTCTCGAAgatatttttaggtattttagtGCAATTAATCGGCGGCTATCGGGACGCGGTCAAGTTCAACGACAAGATCACGTTCGACCCGGAAACGTTCATCGACACCCGGCCGTCGCACCTGAGGCCATTCCTAGCTAATATGCTGCAGCTGCAGATCTTCCAACAG TTCATCGAGGAACGGCTCGACATGCTCAACACCGGCCAGGGCTTCTcggacgagttcgaggtcgagTGCTTCCGGTACGCGGAAAAGTCCGGCCGCAAGGTGAAGCAGTACAAGGACCTGCTCAAGAACTTCAAGGACAAG ACCAACCCGGCCGTCCGGTCCGCAGTCAAATCG GTCAAGGAGGGCGGCAAGGGCGTCAAGACGGCATACAAGGGCCTGCGGTCCAAGTTCCGCGAGACGACCCCGCCCAAGTCCAAGCTGGAGGGCAGCGGCGTCGGCATGCACTCGCACGTGTCCCAGTACGACATGGGCCACCACCAGTCGGCGCCCAACTCGCCGGTCTTCAACAAGCGCCCCCAGACGATAGCCCTGCCGGACGACGCGTCCTACCCGGGCCAGCACAATCACCACCTGCACAACCATCACGCCGCGATGCTGACGCCGTCGAGTACATCGCTGTACAACTCGCCCCACTACCTGGTCAGCAATAACGGCGCCAGCCACAACAACTACAACACCATCACGGCCGGATGTGCGCCCAGTGCGACCGCCCTCAAGAACcaaaccaacaacaacagccTCCAGAACCACTTTAAcaacgcgacgacgacgacgacgacgccggccACGAGCAGTACCAGCGACGTGCGGAGTCCCTCGCTCAGCCTCAGCCCGACGAGCTCGAACTCGTCCTCGGAGATGAATCTGCTGCAGGAGTTGCAGCATCTGGCGCTGTTCAAGTCGCCGGCGGTCAACCGGAAC CTCAAGCCAACGTTCAGTTTGGACTCGTCAACGACGACCATGAATCGACCCTCGAGTCGAACCGGTGCCCCTCTGAGCCCCCCCGGTGGAAACCAAACGCTGCCCCGAATTCAGGAGCTGGTTCCTTCTTCGTCCCAGCCGCAGCAGCAGCCACTGCTGCTTCAGCTTGATCTGAACGGGTCCTCGCCGAGGCGGAACCACAGTCGCAACCACCGAATCAACAACAACGACGGGGACGACGACGGTGACGAGGACCGGAACTTTGATCTCTCGCCGGACATGCCGTGTCCGCCGGTGCCACCTCGGCGCTTCCAAACCGCGGCCGAAGCCCTCGCGGCCATCCAGATTTCACCCCCGCCCATGTCCCCACCCTCGTCTTCCTCGTCGACGTCGGCTTCGCCGTACCGCAACTACACCCACTTCCTCCAGCAAGCCGCAGCCGCCGCCATGCAACAATCCAAAGCAACGACCCCGCCGGCGCCACCGCCCCTGAAAGCGTCCCGAAACGCCACGGCAGCCGCGCTTCTGCTGGACGGCGGGGACGATGACCACCTCATGATCACCTTAACGCCAAATAACTCCAGCAGCAACACCGCCATCTCGAATACCAACCACGCTAGTAGCCAAATTGTACTCGAAACGACGTCGGGCAGCAGTGGGATCGTCAGCGCCACGTTGCCACGGCCAACATCCAACAGCCATCATCAGCACCATAAGCCACCGGCACCGCAACCGCCTCAACGGCCGCCGCTGGCACCAAAGCCCACCACCCTTCTGCGCAAAGAG TCGAGGTTCCGCGTCGAACGAAAGCTCAGCATGCAGCCCGTGGTGAACCACGATGTTTGA